AGGCGGATTATGAAAGATATAGGGCCTATAAAGGCGAAGCATTAGTTGCCCGTGCTTATGCACATTTTATGTTGGTAACACTATTTTCAAAGCCTTATTCTCCACAGACCTCTGATATTGACCCGGGTATTCCTTATGTAACCGCTACAGAAAAGATCGTATTGGGACATTATCAACGGAAAACCGTAGCCTATGTATATGAGATGATTGAAAAAGACCTTAAAGAAGGATTGCCGCTGATCAATGATGCGATATATAAAGTCCCAAAATACCATTTTACACTTGCGGCGGCAAATGCTTTTGCCTCTCGTTTTTATCTGTTTAAAAAGGATGCGGTGAATGCGGTTAAACATGCAAATGCCGTGTTTTCAAGCGGTAGCCTGAGTGCTTATTTAAGGCCTGTAAACAGTAATGCATACCGTAGTTTTCAATATCGGGAGCTGGAAGCACAATATACCCGGGCAGAGAATCCGGCAAATATTTTGTTGATCGAAACCCCTTCCATATGGGGAAGAAGTTACCCCACATTCAGGTATGGATTTACTCCTGATCTGATGAGTAAACTCACTAATAGCTCCAATGTAACCGGAGGTACCTGGGCCTATAACATTTATGGAAATGAAACGAGTCTTAATATTCCAAAGTTCAGGGAACATTTTGTTCGCCTCACCCTAAATGCAGAAAGTGGGATTCCTTATAATATGATCCCTGTCTTTAGTGCTGAAGAAGTGCTGTTCAACAGGGCAGAAGCCAATGCGATGATGGGCAATCATGAGGCCGCAATTGCAGATCTCAACGATTATATCGCCAGCCGCTTTATCATCAGTTTTAACAATCCTGTTTATGATCCTGAAATGGCCATTACGATGGATAAACTGACGACATTTTATAATTCGGCAGACCGCGAACAGGTATTAATCAATTGTATCCTTGATTTTAAGCGGGTGAACTTCCTCTTTGAAGGACAACGTTGGTTTGACATCATCAGACATGGATTACCTGTAGAACATAAAACCTCAAAAGGAGAGCTCTTTATACTAGGTCCTCAGCATCCGCAAAGGGTTTTTCAAATCCCTGAAGAAGCACAAAGCTCTGGTCTTGAACTAAATCCACGATAAAAAACGAATTCAATATGAAACTAAAATATATATACGCACCCTTTATCATGCTCGTTCTGTGTGCGTTGAGCTGTAAAAAAGAAGCAGCTTTACCAGGCACACCCATTGTTGGTTTGGGTGGAGAAACCTGGACAAAAGGCCCTTTAGATTTTTGGATGGACAAGAATTTTGTGGAACCCTATAATATAGAGGTGAAGTACAAATGGGACCCTTATGAATTAAACTATGCTAAAAACCTGGTTCCGGTATTGGAGAGTAGGGTGGAGCCGGTCATGTCGGCAGTGAGAGACATTTATATCAAACCTTATGAGGCGGTTGCCGGTGCGGATTTTATTAAAAAATATTCACCCAAATTGTTTCAGCTGGCCGGAAGTGCGGAGTATAACAGTGATGGGACCATCGTACTCGGACAAGCGGAGGGTGGACGGAAAATCGTACTGATGGTGGTGAATCAATTCGATAAAAAGAATGTAGCTGAAGTGAAAAGAATGCTCCACACCATTCACCATGAGTTTGCCCATATCCTTCATCAGATCCGTGCTTATCCGGTAGAGTGGAAAGGACTAAATCCTGATCGGATTACGGCAACCTGGTTTAACAGTACAGACCTTGAAGCCAATACTCAGGGACTCGTAACGGCCTATGCAAAAGCAAGTCCGGACGAAGATTTTGTAGAAACGGCAGCCGTACTTCTGGTCGAGGGACAGGCCTATTTTGATGACATTGTGAACGATTTCTTTGTTCCTGAGGCTTCAAAAAAGATTCTTAGACAGAAGGAAGCCATTATTGTAGATTATTATCAGCGCGTGTACCACATTGATTTCAGGAAATTACAGGAAGCCACCAGGCAAGCCATTATTAATTTCACCAAGTAACCGCTTTACTTAAAACTAGATAAACTGATGAAAAAAATATTTTTATACCTTTTGCTGATTCCTTTGATTTTCTCCTGCAAAAAGGACGAAATCGCAGATGAACAGCGTCCTGATTACAGACTAACAGAGGCGCTGGCTAAATACAATGATCTTTTGAGTGGATCCGCCAATGGCTGGAAAGGGCATCTGTTCCCTGCAGCTGGTGGTGGATATGGATTTCTGTTTAATTTTAATGGAAAGAACCGTGTGGAGATGCTGGCTGATATAGACGACCTCAGCGGATCTAATTTTTTTGAAAGCTCTTATCGTTTAAAAGCCACTACCTTACCATCTATTTATTTTGACACTTATTCTTACCTGCATTTATTGGCCGATCCGGATCCCGGAGTGAATGGTGGTCAGCCTGGATGGGGACTGTATTCTGATTTTGAATTTTCAATTCTTGAAAGTAGTGCCGATACCATCAAATTGAAAGGGAATCTGAATGGAAGTACATTAATCCTGGTCAAGGCATCTGCGGCTGAAGCTGCAGCGTATAAAGCAGGGCATTTAAATGTGCTAAAGAAAGATGTGGCGGATTACCTGAATGCCAATTCGTTCAATTATATAGAAACAGCAAAGCACAATACCATTGCTTTTAACCTGAGCTTAAATAGCAAAAAACTGATCTTAAGTTACGACAGTGTGGGAGGATTGAAAACGAAAAGTGTTGGATTTGCTTTCTCCGGGATGAATGACCTCATTTTATCAGAAAATGTAAATATCGAAAACCTGGCATTCAACAAGATCCGGATATCGGATGATAAAGGCTCTTTATCGGTCATGAATAAAGATCAGATTATACCGGTACAAGTTTCCAATGAACCTTTATTTTCTTTTGATCAGATGCTTGGCATACAATTCAGCAATGTTGTTCTTCCATTTGAAGAAGAAGTGCCTGGTACCGGATCTGATTATAATACAATAAGGAGCAGCGTGCTCCTGAACGCCAGAAATTCTTTGTCGCCGGGCAGTACTTTTCCGGAGCTGTTAATATCATTTAATACTATTGAAAAGACCATGATACTGGATTTAATCATTGTACAGGAGAGCCAGGTGTTCCATGCCAGGTATGCCTTTTATTATACTAAAAAAGGTGATTCATATGCGTTTGAATATGTAGGTGCAATTGATGGAAATGCCACCTATCTGGAAACAGCTTTGAAACCTTTCATAGATAGAATTACCTTGGGAGCTTTCAAATTTGATTATGTAAACGGGCAGGCGAATTTAATGGGTTCAGGGACGAATTCTGTAAAGCCCGACTTTAAGTTTATAGGTTATTTACGCTAATAAAAACAAAAAAATATAACCATAAAAAATAAAATACTGATGAAAAATATATGGATAATCATCTTTTTAGGGAGCTTGTTATTTAGTTCCTGTAAGAAAGACAGCAAGGATGCCTATGAAGTAGAAAAAGTATTTCCAAATTCAGAGGAAGTATTCAACGACTTTAAAAAGGCAATAGTAAACGGACAGTCGGTATGGAAGGGGACTTTAAAACCAAAGTCTGGTAAAGTATATAGCCTTTACATCAACCTGACCGCTAAAGGAGTGGTGAGCATGATGGCCGATCTGAGTCCGGAAAGCGGGTCTGTTCCCAAAACAGCAAAGTTTTTCCTACGATCGGAAAAAACAAACGCAGTGATCAGTTTTTCTGAAGGCACTTACCTGGATTCCATTTATGTGAAAAAAGGAAGGGATGTGATTGCTGCAGATACCAGCTATTCCTTTAGTTATAAAAAGGGGGATACGATTATGCTGGTTGGAAACAGGTATGGTGATGAACTGAAGCTAAGCACTGCAAATGTTCAGGAACGTAATGACTTTAATGCAGGTGAGCTTGGAAAATCTTTGCAATCGGTAAGTCAGTTCTTTTATAATAAGCCTTTCTATTCTGTGATCACGGCAAGTGGCTATGCGGTTCAGTTTGCGGTTAACCAGGTTAACCGGTCTGTGATTGCGAGTTATGTAGATAAAAACCAGGTACAGTCGACTTCAGCAGACTTTGCCTATGGCATCAATAAAATTCAGTTCAAAAAGCCAATCCGGTTGGGTAATAAATGGGTGTACGAATTGTTTTTTGATCCCCTGAAAAAGGTATTTTACCTGGAGGATGGAGCAGAACGGATTTCCTTCACGGGTTCTAATATGCCGGTTATTCCTTTGCATCTTTTTATGGGGAATGGGTTTCCTTCAGAATTGTCAATACCCTCTCCATTTTATATCACGCAGCTTCCCGGCTGGTCTGAATCTTATTATTATGCC
This region of Pedobacter steynii genomic DNA includes:
- a CDS encoding RagB/SusD family nutrient uptake outer membrane protein, whose translation is MIKIKFNNSIILGLAGLCLFSGCSKFLDESPDMRTELNSPEKIGELLSTAYPQASYIPFTESMSDNVSDKGSGNVELANSSPYFFKDDKSPDPDAPIGYWNASYKAISAANHALEMIEKQADYERYRAYKGEALVARAYAHFMLVTLFSKPYSPQTSDIDPGIPYVTATEKIVLGHYQRKTVAYVYEMIEKDLKEGLPLINDAIYKVPKYHFTLAAANAFASRFYLFKKDAVNAVKHANAVFSSGSLSAYLRPVNSNAYRSFQYRELEAQYTRAENPANILLIETPSIWGRSYPTFRYGFTPDLMSKLTNSSNVTGGTWAYNIYGNETSLNIPKFREHFVRLTLNAESGIPYNMIPVFSAEEVLFNRAEANAMMGNHEAAIADLNDYIASRFIISFNNPVYDPEMAITMDKLTTFYNSADREQVLINCILDFKRVNFLFEGQRWFDIIRHGLPVEHKTSKGELFILGPQHPQRVFQIPEEAQSSGLELNPR
- a CDS encoding DUF4302 domain-containing protein is translated as MKNIWIIIFLGSLLFSSCKKDSKDAYEVEKVFPNSEEVFNDFKKAIVNGQSVWKGTLKPKSGKVYSLYINLTAKGVVSMMADLSPESGSVPKTAKFFLRSEKTNAVISFSEGTYLDSIYVKKGRDVIAADTSYSFSYKKGDTIMLVGNRYGDELKLSTANVQERNDFNAGELGKSLQSVSQFFYNKPFYSVITASGYAVQFAVNQVNRSVIASYVDKNQVQSTSADFAYGINKIQFKKPIRLGNKWVYELFFDPLKKVFYLEDGAERISFTGSNMPVIPLHLFMGNGFPSELSIPSPFYITQLPGWSESYYYAWAIATSELNYSPYQGFLLVTDFDFSDKNKVMNFNIYFDISGTLYKGTFPFSYTKTTDGTYKFKMLPLDLQNPAHANADVIKTYVEILVRIVENHRFKLDYYDTPNGLLGQFISQDDPDMYFTGVIGSMVNP
- a CDS encoding zinc-binding metallopeptidase; translated protein: MKLKYIYAPFIMLVLCALSCKKEAALPGTPIVGLGGETWTKGPLDFWMDKNFVEPYNIEVKYKWDPYELNYAKNLVPVLESRVEPVMSAVRDIYIKPYEAVAGADFIKKYSPKLFQLAGSAEYNSDGTIVLGQAEGGRKIVLMVVNQFDKKNVAEVKRMLHTIHHEFAHILHQIRAYPVEWKGLNPDRITATWFNSTDLEANTQGLVTAYAKASPDEDFVETAAVLLVEGQAYFDDIVNDFFVPEASKKILRQKEAIIVDYYQRVYHIDFRKLQEATRQAIINFTK
- a CDS encoding DUF4302 domain-containing protein, with product MKKIFLYLLLIPLIFSCKKDEIADEQRPDYRLTEALAKYNDLLSGSANGWKGHLFPAAGGGYGFLFNFNGKNRVEMLADIDDLSGSNFFESSYRLKATTLPSIYFDTYSYLHLLADPDPGVNGGQPGWGLYSDFEFSILESSADTIKLKGNLNGSTLILVKASAAEAAAYKAGHLNVLKKDVADYLNANSFNYIETAKHNTIAFNLSLNSKKLILSYDSVGGLKTKSVGFAFSGMNDLILSENVNIENLAFNKIRISDDKGSLSVMNKDQIIPVQVSNEPLFSFDQMLGIQFSNVVLPFEEEVPGTGSDYNTIRSSVLLNARNSLSPGSTFPELLISFNTIEKTMILDLIIVQESQVFHARYAFYYTKKGDSYAFEYVGAIDGNATYLETALKPFIDRITLGAFKFDYVNGQANLMGSGTNSVKPDFKFIGYLR